The proteins below come from a single Paracoccus sp. SCSIO 75233 genomic window:
- a CDS encoding DUF1127 domain-containing protein, with the protein MGMIARLQEARARRVVYRQTVKELSCLSSRELNDLGIHRSMITRIAAEAAWGK; encoded by the coding sequence ATGGGTATGATTGCGCGCCTGCAAGAGGCCCGCGCCCGCCGTGTTGTCTATCGCCAGACCGTGAAAGAGCTGTCCTGCCTGTCCAGCCGTGAGCTGAACGATCTGGGCATTCACCGCAGCATGATCACCCGCATCGCCGCCGAGGCGGCCTGGGGTAAGTAA
- a CDS encoding IS1182 family transposase, producing the protein MGQFIEGIDRHQAMLLPECLNDYVGEDSAVRAIDAFVEMLDLAVLGFSASPAATGRPGYHPGLMLRIYLYGYLNQVQSSRRLERECGRNLELIWLTGRLKPDFKTIADFRRDNGPAIRKVCQQFVALCRDINLLDGTLVAIDGSRFKAVNAKAKNYTRGKLRQKLGEIDKAIERYLGELDRADEVFEQTGTVLPEARMERTLRKLEHLQKEACRYRSIERRMDETGEAQVSLSDPDARSMATTSRMPRVVGYNVQTAVEADNHLIVAHEVTMQGYDRDALSMMAVAARDAMATDQIEVIADKGYYKSEEILACEEAGIAVVVPKPQTSNAGARGQFDKADFAYDAAADAYICPAGQQLIYRFTGQQDGKAIRTYWSSHCEGCVLKYKCTNSKERRIRRWEHEDVLERVQQRLDKDPTQLAVRSMTVEHPYGTIKSWMGATHFKMRRLKNVATEMALHVLAYNMTRVMKIIGIPALIAAMRA; encoded by the coding sequence ATGGGTCAGTTTATTGAGGGCATTGATCGACATCAGGCGATGTTGCTACCTGAATGCCTTAACGACTACGTGGGTGAAGACAGCGCAGTTCGAGCGATTGATGCGTTCGTTGAGATGCTTGATCTTGCCGTGCTGGGCTTCAGCGCGTCGCCCGCTGCGACGGGTCGACCCGGCTATCATCCGGGGCTGATGCTGCGAATTTACCTGTACGGCTATCTCAATCAGGTCCAGTCATCGCGGCGATTGGAGCGTGAGTGCGGGCGCAACTTGGAGCTCATTTGGCTGACGGGCCGTTTGAAGCCGGACTTCAAGACAATTGCGGACTTCCGCAGGGATAACGGCCCCGCGATCCGCAAGGTCTGTCAGCAGTTCGTCGCGCTATGTCGCGACATCAACCTGCTGGATGGGACCCTCGTTGCTATCGATGGCAGCCGGTTCAAGGCGGTGAATGCGAAGGCCAAGAACTACACGCGTGGCAAGCTGCGTCAGAAGCTGGGCGAGATTGACAAGGCGATTGAACGATATCTGGGTGAGTTGGATCGCGCCGACGAGGTGTTTGAGCAGACCGGAACGGTATTGCCCGAAGCGCGCATGGAACGCACCCTGCGAAAGCTGGAACATCTGCAAAAGGAAGCCTGTCGCTACAGATCGATCGAGAGACGCATGGATGAAACGGGCGAGGCACAGGTGTCGCTGAGTGATCCCGATGCGCGCTCCATGGCGACAACGTCCCGCATGCCGCGCGTCGTGGGATACAACGTCCAAACGGCGGTGGAGGCAGATAACCACCTTATCGTCGCCCATGAAGTCACCATGCAGGGTTATGACAGGGATGCTTTGTCGATGATGGCGGTGGCCGCCCGCGATGCGATGGCCACAGATCAGATCGAGGTCATCGCGGACAAGGGGTACTACAAGAGTGAAGAAATCCTGGCCTGCGAAGAGGCCGGTATCGCGGTCGTTGTCCCCAAACCTCAAACATCGAATGCTGGTGCGCGCGGGCAGTTCGACAAAGCCGATTTTGCCTACGACGCTGCGGCTGACGCTTACATCTGCCCGGCAGGCCAACAACTGATCTATCGGTTCACGGGTCAGCAAGACGGCAAAGCGATCCGGACCTACTGGTCCAGCCACTGCGAGGGTTGCGTGCTCAAATACAAATGCACGAACAGCAAAGAACGTCGCATCCGTAGGTGGGAACATGAAGATGTTCTGGAACGTGTTCAACAGCGCCTGGACAAGGATCCCACCCAACTGGCTGTGCGCAGCATGACGGTCGAACACCCCTACGGCACGATCAAGTCATGGATGGGTGCGACGCACTTCAAGATGAGGCGGCTGAAAAACGTCGCCACCGAGATGGCCCTGCACGTTCTTGCCTACAATATGACCCGCGTCATGAAGATCATCGGCATCCCAGCCCTGATTGCCGCGATGAGGGCCTAA
- the mraZ gene encoding division/cell wall cluster transcriptional repressor MraZ → MARKFRGSEDVKVDGKGRMSIPARFRRIFEAGDPDWKPSERTRMIVVYGPKDWQKLEFYTVEAADRIDEEIDQLPRGSKQRLWLETLMNGMATEAEIDTDGRLVLPQKLRDKIGLEDAAFFTSKGDFVEVWNPDAYSEASESLQDYMSQFPPDFDPRSFLSAASAAEPHEG, encoded by the coding sequence GTGGCGCGCAAGTTCAGAGGCTCGGAAGACGTCAAGGTGGACGGGAAGGGTCGGATGTCGATCCCGGCCCGGTTCCGGCGTATTTTCGAAGCTGGCGATCCTGACTGGAAACCCTCTGAACGGACCCGCATGATCGTGGTCTACGGCCCGAAGGACTGGCAGAAGCTGGAATTCTATACCGTCGAGGCAGCAGATCGCATCGACGAGGAAATCGATCAGTTGCCGCGCGGTTCGAAACAGCGCCTGTGGCTGGAAACCCTGATGAACGGGATGGCGACCGAGGCCGAGATCGACACCGATGGCCGTCTGGTCCTGCCGCAGAAACTGCGCGACAAGATCGGGCTGGAAGATGCGGCGTTCTTCACCTCCAAGGGTGATTTCGTCGAGGTCTGGAACCCGGATGCCTATTCGGAGGCCAGCGAGTCGCTTCAGGACTACATGTCGCAATTCCCGCCGGATTTCGATCCACGCAGCTTCCTGTCTGCCGCATCGGCGGCGGAACCGCACGAGGGCTAG
- the rsmH gene encoding 16S rRNA (cytosine(1402)-N(4))-methyltransferase RsmH, with protein sequence MAPLENTDKAPHIPVLIDPIIRAATPVSGVWVDGTFGAGGYTRRLLDAGADRVIAIDRDPQVFEMAAGWAGEYGDRLRMVAGTFSDLDLLAGEPVDGVVLDLGVSSMQLDQAERGFSFMQDGPLDMRMSDHGPSAADLLNAADEAQIADVLYHYGEERASRRIARAIIAARPLTTTGQLADVIVNQLPRPRPGQSHPATRSFQAIRIWVNDEFGQLAEGLAAAERALKPGGTLAVVSFHSLEDRVVKRFLQSRAATSGGGSRHAPATSVDAPTFTQPTRRAIGADNAELAVNPRARSAFLRLGVRTDAPARDLDTRVIALPRLPQKGGRG encoded by the coding sequence GTGGCCCCGCTGGAGAATACTGACAAAGCGCCTCACATCCCGGTGCTGATCGATCCGATTATCCGCGCCGCAACGCCGGTTTCGGGTGTCTGGGTGGATGGCACCTTCGGCGCTGGCGGCTATACGCGCCGGCTTCTGGATGCCGGGGCGGATCGGGTGATTGCGATCGACCGCGACCCGCAGGTGTTCGAAATGGCCGCTGGCTGGGCCGGGGAATATGGCGACCGGCTGCGGATGGTTGCGGGCACCTTCTCCGATCTCGACCTGCTTGCCGGTGAGCCGGTTGATGGGGTCGTGCTGGATCTCGGCGTCAGCTCCATGCAGCTCGATCAGGCGGAGCGGGGCTTTTCCTTCATGCAGGACGGGCCGCTGGATATGCGCATGAGCGATCATGGGCCGTCGGCGGCGGATCTGCTGAACGCGGCGGATGAGGCGCAGATTGCGGATGTGCTGTATCATTACGGCGAGGAACGTGCCTCGCGCCGGATTGCACGGGCGATTATCGCCGCGCGGCCGCTGACGACGACGGGGCAGCTTGCCGATGTCATCGTCAACCAGCTTCCCCGCCCGAGACCGGGGCAGAGCCATCCGGCGACGCGCAGCTTTCAGGCCATCCGCATCTGGGTGAATGACGAATTCGGTCAGCTTGCCGAGGGGCTGGCGGCGGCGGAGCGGGCGCTGAAGCCGGGCGGGACGCTGGCCGTGGTCAGCTTTCATTCGCTTGAGGATCGTGTGGTCAAGCGGTTCCTGCAATCGCGCGCGGCGACCTCCGGCGGCGGATCGCGTCATGCGCCTGCGACCAGCGTCGATGCGCCGACCTTCACCCAGCCGACACGGCGCGCCATCGGGGCCGATAACGCCGAACTTGCCGTGAACCCGCGTGCGCGCAGCGCCTTCCTGCGACTTGGGGTCCGCACCGATGCCCCGGCCCGCGATCTCGACACCCGCGTGATTGCACTGCCGCGCCTGCCGCAGAAGGGGGGGCGGGGATGA
- a CDS encoding cell division protein FtsL, with translation MRPVLYLLVAMIVMSLAFWAYRENYRTQDALNEMEAVQQEIASLREELLVLSAEWNYLNRPERLRELLQLNADRLGLAPITSDQFVGSSKIDYPPPPIKGPPRRPENFVPPEEGAITDADHPPSQEESP, from the coding sequence ATGAGACCTGTGCTTTACCTTCTTGTCGCGATGATCGTCATGTCGCTGGCCTTCTGGGCGTATCGCGAGAATTACCGCACCCAGGACGCGCTGAACGAGATGGAGGCGGTCCAGCAGGAGATCGCCAGCCTGCGCGAGGAATTGCTGGTGCTGAGCGCGGAGTGGAATTACCTCAACCGCCCCGAACGGCTGCGCGAGCTGTTGCAGCTTAATGCCGACCGGCTGGGGTTGGCGCCGATCACCTCTGACCAGTTCGTGGGCAGTTCCAAGATCGATTATCCGCCGCCGCCGATCAAAGGCCCGCCCCGCCGTCCCGAGAATTTCGTACCGCCCGAAGAGGGCGCGATCACCGATGCCGACCACCCGCCGTCGCAAGAGGAGTCTCCGTGA
- a CDS encoding penicillin-binding protein 2 — MIRKPLRPLARILRARETGQDPDEIEAENRARRQAEIQDKARKRAEGRLVFMALGFLVAFGTVGLRMGALASSNPEEPRVQASGAQILSQRADITDRRGRVLATNMLTHSLYAQPQQMADKAAAAAGLARIFTDMDEAELLRDFTNPNRKFMWLKKKISPEQMQAVHDIGEPGLLFGPREMRLYPNGRIASHILGGATFGAEGVNSAEVIGTAGVEKAFDGWLRNPANEGAPLTLSIDLTAQSAMEEVLSSGMRRMNAKGAAGILMEVKTGEVLAMASLPDFDPNDRPRPALKGDPSDSPLFNRAVQGQYELGSTFKIFPVAQAMDLRLVNPNTHINSRSPMKIGKYNISDYHNYGPSLSVTDIIVKSSNVGTVRIAQMIGVERQKAFLEKLGFFEPTALEMVEAPTGKPIVPARWPAVTSATVSFGHGLAASPLHLAAAYATLANEGRKVTPTLVHDKPRPPGPEVVSPQAAKLSIGLLRQVVERGTAKKGNVEGYEVAGKTGTADKPRPGGGYYENRVVANFAAIFPYENPQYVLVVILDEPTAELGGGESRVAGATAVPVAAEVIGRLAPILGLRPVDSDKLPDIEAPTKTGLKVAAKE; from the coding sequence ATGATCCGCAAACCGCTGCGCCCGCTCGCCCGGATTCTGCGTGCCCGTGAAACCGGGCAGGACCCTGACGAGATCGAGGCAGAGAACCGCGCCCGCAGGCAGGCCGAAATTCAGGATAAGGCGCGCAAGCGGGCCGAGGGGCGGCTGGTGTTCATGGCGCTCGGCTTTCTGGTGGCGTTCGGCACGGTCGGGCTGCGGATGGGCGCTCTGGCGTCGTCGAACCCGGAGGAGCCGCGTGTGCAGGCCAGCGGGGCGCAGATCCTCAGCCAGCGGGCGGATATCACGGACCGGCGCGGGCGGGTGCTGGCGACGAATATGCTGACCCATAGTCTTTATGCGCAGCCGCAGCAGATGGCCGACAAGGCCGCTGCCGCTGCCGGTCTGGCGCGGATTTTCACGGATATGGACGAGGCGGAGTTGCTGCGCGACTTCACCAATCCGAACCGCAAATTCATGTGGCTGAAGAAGAAGATCAGCCCCGAGCAGATGCAGGCGGTCCATGACATCGGCGAGCCGGGGCTGCTGTTCGGCCCGCGTGAGATGCGGCTTTATCCGAATGGCCGGATCGCGAGCCACATCCTTGGCGGGGCGACCTTCGGGGCCGAGGGCGTGAACAGTGCCGAGGTGATCGGTACGGCGGGGGTCGAAAAAGCGTTTGACGGCTGGCTGCGCAATCCCGCGAATGAGGGCGCGCCGCTGACGCTGTCGATCGACCTGACCGCGCAATCGGCGATGGAGGAGGTGCTGTCCTCCGGCATGCGGCGCATGAACGCCAAGGGCGCTGCGGGCATCCTGATGGAGGTCAAGACCGGCGAGGTTCTGGCGATGGCGAGCCTGCCTGATTTCGACCCCAATGACCGCCCGCGTCCGGCGCTGAAGGGCGACCCGTCCGACAGCCCGCTGTTCAACCGCGCGGTGCAGGGACAGTATGAGCTTGGCTCCACCTTCAAGATTTTCCCGGTGGCGCAGGCGATGGACCTGCGGCTGGTGAACCCGAACACGCATATCAACTCGCGCAGCCCGATGAAGATCGGGAAATACAATATCAGCGACTATCACAATTACGGCCCCAGCCTGTCGGTGACGGATATCATCGTGAAATCCTCGAACGTGGGCACGGTGCGGATCGCGCAGATGATCGGGGTGGAGCGGCAGAAGGCGTTTCTGGAAAAGCTGGGCTTTTTCGAGCCGACCGCGCTGGAGATGGTCGAGGCGCCGACCGGCAAGCCGATTGTCCCGGCCCGCTGGCCCGCAGTGACCTCGGCCACGGTCAGCTTCGGTCACGGTCTGGCGGCAAGCCCGCTGCATCTGGCGGCGGCTTATGCGACGCTGGCGAATGAGGGGCGCAAGGTCACGCCGACGCTGGTCCATGACAAGCCGCGCCCGCCGGGCCCGGAAGTCGTCTCGCCGCAGGCTGCGAAACTGTCCATCGGGCTTCTGCGTCAGGTGGTGGAGCGTGGGACGGCGAAAAAGGGCAATGTCGAAGGATATGAGGTCGCGGGCAAGACCGGCACGGCGGACAAGCCGCGTCCGGGTGGTGGCTATTACGAAAACCGCGTGGTGGCCAATTTCGCGGCGATCTTCCCCTACGAAAACCCGCAATATGTGCTGGTCGTGATCCTCGATGAGCCGACGGCCGAATTGGGCGGCGGCGAAAGCCGGGTGGCCGGTGCGACGGCGGTGCCGGTCGCGGCAGAGGTGATCGGGCGGCTCGCCCCGATCCTGGGTCTGCGCCCTGTCGATAGCGATAAGCTTCCCGACATTGAAGCGCCGACCAAAACTGGGCTAAAGGTCGCCGCGAAAGAGTGA
- a CDS encoding UDP-N-acetylmuramoyl-L-alanyl-D-glutamate--2,6-diaminopimelate ligase, whose product MSDGVKRLSRLGLNAIGGRDPEITGISVDSRTVKPGHLFAALPGSTIHGGEFIQYALRMDAGAVLTDAAGAALAAEELRGWDGALVVSEDPRAALAGAAALWFGGQPETTVAVTGTSGKTSVANFTRQIWQALGHRAVSLGTMGVQGDYEAKLAHTTPEPVTLHRVLAEAAAAGITHCAMEASSHGLDQRRLDGVRLKAAAFTNFSQDHLDYHAGFDEYFAAKALLFNRVLEAGDTAVVNTDSERGLQMAGIAEDRGMSLLRIGSGKECDFQILAQRFDATGQELRFAWQGQPHLTRLNLIGGFQAENVLAAAGLAIGAGDDPGAVIATLAGLETVRGRMQLVAQRENGAAVFVDYAHKPGAVIAALQSLRPHVMGRIVVVLGAGGDRDRGKRPLMGQAAREHADVVIITDDNPRSEDPASIRAEVMAGAGPEATEVGDRAEAILRGVDALQPGDALLIAGKGHETGQTVGSDVFPFDDAEQASVAVAALDGKI is encoded by the coding sequence ATGAGCGACGGCGTCAAGCGACTTTCCCGGCTGGGGCTGAATGCCATTGGCGGGCGTGACCCTGAAATTACAGGGATTTCGGTCGACAGCCGCACCGTCAAGCCCGGGCATCTTTTCGCGGCACTTCCGGGCTCGACGATCCACGGCGGCGAATTTATCCAATATGCTTTGCGCATGGATGCAGGCGCGGTGCTGACCGATGCAGCCGGCGCGGCGCTTGCGGCGGAGGAATTGCGGGGCTGGGACGGGGCGCTTGTGGTGTCGGAGGACCCGCGGGCGGCGCTGGCCGGGGCGGCGGCGCTCTGGTTCGGGGGACAGCCTGAAACCACGGTCGCCGTGACCGGGACATCCGGCAAGACTTCGGTTGCCAATTTCACCCGCCAGATCTGGCAGGCGCTCGGTCATCGCGCGGTCAGCCTCGGCACGATGGGCGTGCAGGGCGATTACGAGGCGAAGCTGGCCCATACCACGCCGGAGCCGGTGACGCTGCACCGGGTTCTGGCCGAGGCTGCGGCGGCGGGCATCACCCATTGCGCGATGGAGGCGTCGTCCCACGGCCTTGACCAGCGGCGGCTGGACGGGGTGCGTCTGAAGGCGGCTGCCTTCACCAATTTCAGTCAGGATCATCTGGATTATCACGCCGGGTTTGATGAATATTTCGCCGCCAAGGCCTTGCTGTTCAATCGCGTTCTTGAGGCAGGCGACACGGCGGTCGTCAACACCGACAGCGAGCGCGGGCTGCAAATGGCCGGGATCGCTGAGGATCGGGGCATGTCGCTGTTGCGGATCGGGTCGGGCAAGGAATGCGATTTCCAGATCCTCGCGCAGCGTTTCGATGCCACGGGGCAGGAATTGCGCTTTGCGTGGCAGGGTCAGCCCCATCTGACCCGGCTGAACCTGATCGGCGGGTTTCAGGCGGAAAACGTGCTGGCGGCGGCAGGTCTTGCGATTGGGGCGGGCGACGATCCGGGTGCGGTTATCGCGACGCTTGCGGGGCTGGAGACCGTGCGTGGCCGGATGCAGCTTGTTGCGCAGCGCGAGAACGGCGCGGCGGTTTTCGTCGACTACGCCCATAAGCCCGGTGCGGTAATCGCGGCGCTGCAATCCCTGCGACCGCATGTCATGGGCCGTATCGTCGTGGTGCTGGGCGCAGGCGGCGACCGGGATCGCGGCAAGCGCCCGCTGATGGGGCAGGCCGCGCGCGAGCATGCGGATGTGGTGATTATCACCGACGACAATCCGCGCAGCGAAGATCCCGCCAGCATCCGCGCCGAGGTCATGGCGGGTGCCGGTCCGGAGGCCACCGAGGTTGGCGACCGGGCAGAGGCGATCCTGCGCGGCGTCGATGCGCTTCAGCCGGGCGATGCGCTGCTGATCGCCGGGAAGGGCCATGAAACCGGGCAGACCGTCGGCAGCGACGTGTTTCCCTTCGATGATGCCGAGCAGGCATCGGTTGCGGTTGCGGCCCTGGACGGGAAGATCTGA
- the murF gene encoding UDP-N-acetylmuramoyl-tripeptide--D-alanyl-D-alanine ligase has protein sequence MALWSSDDAALATGGRVTCDWQANGVSIDTRSIQPGDLFVALTDVRDGHDFVAQALQKGAAAALVSRVPDGVADDAPLMIVDEVLPALEALGRAARARMTGKVIGVTGSVGKTSTKEMLRAALAGQGKVHAAEASYNNHWGVPLTLARMPADSDFAIIEIGMSNPGEIEPLARMARPHAALITTIAAAHIGAFGDLDGIAREKAAIFRGLVPAGAAIIPTGLSTTPILRQAADDAGAPILSFGDEGETRLIAAEPEGETLRLRATLSGKPINFTLQSVGPHFAANAIGVLATISAIGADVIEAAKALGDWIPPKGRGRVEELGEIRLIDDAFNANPSSMRAGLGTLARLPGTRRVAILGDMLELGPDEAAQHRALAAENLLASVDLVHAAGPLMRHMFDALPGDKQGIWAETADDLAARLDELVRPGDTVMIKGSKGSYISRVVDAMRKAADKAKATGK, from the coding sequence ATGGCGCTCTGGTCCTCTGACGACGCAGCGCTTGCGACCGGCGGGCGGGTCACGTGCGACTGGCAGGCAAATGGAGTCAGCATCGACACCCGCTCCATTCAGCCGGGTGATCTGTTCGTCGCGCTGACAGATGTCCGGGACGGGCATGATTTCGTAGCGCAGGCCTTGCAGAAAGGTGCGGCGGCAGCCTTGGTCAGCCGGGTGCCGGACGGGGTTGCGGATGACGCGCCGCTAATGATCGTGGACGAGGTGCTGCCCGCGCTTGAGGCGCTCGGGCGTGCGGCGCGGGCGCGGATGACGGGCAAGGTGATCGGCGTCACCGGATCGGTCGGCAAGACATCGACCAAGGAAATGCTGCGCGCGGCTCTGGCAGGTCAGGGCAAGGTTCACGCGGCTGAGGCCTCCTATAACAATCACTGGGGTGTGCCGCTGACGCTGGCGCGGATGCCTGCGGACAGCGATTTCGCGATCATCGAGATCGGGATGAGCAATCCCGGCGAGATCGAGCCGCTGGCGCGCATGGCCCGTCCCCATGCGGCGCTGATCACCACGATTGCGGCGGCGCATATCGGGGCGTTCGGGGATCTCGACGGGATCGCGCGCGAGAAAGCGGCGATTTTCCGCGGTCTCGTCCCGGCGGGTGCGGCGATTATCCCGACCGGGCTGTCGACCACGCCCATCCTGCGGCAAGCGGCGGATGACGCAGGTGCGCCGATCCTCAGCTTCGGGGATGAGGGCGAAACCCGTCTGATCGCGGCTGAACCGGAGGGGGAGACGCTGCGGCTTCGCGCGACGCTGTCGGGAAAGCCGATCAACTTCACCCTGCAATCGGTCGGTCCGCATTTCGCGGCGAATGCCATAGGCGTGCTGGCCACGATCAGTGCCATCGGTGCCGATGTGATCGAGGCGGCGAAGGCTCTAGGTGACTGGATACCGCCGAAGGGGCGGGGCCGGGTTGAGGAGCTGGGCGAGATCCGGCTGATAGACGATGCGTTCAATGCCAATCCCAGTTCCATGCGGGCGGGGCTGGGCACGCTCGCGCGGCTTCCCGGCACGCGGCGGGTGGCCATTCTGGGCGATATGCTGGAACTCGGCCCCGATGAGGCCGCGCAGCACCGGGCGCTTGCGGCGGAAAACCTGCTCGCCTCCGTCGATCTCGTCCATGCGGCAGGACCGTTGATGCGTCACATGTTCGACGCCTTGCCCGGGGATAAACAGGGTATCTGGGCGGAAACCGCCGATGATCTGGCGGCGCGGCTGGACGAACTGGTCCGACCCGGTGATACCGTCATGATCAAGGGCTCGAAAGGCTC